The Candidatus Aramenus sp. CH1 genomic sequence GGCGGCAACTTCTGGAGACAAAACTCCAGAGTTGATCAAGTCCAGGATCGTTATGGGCCTATCGTTAAATCTCCTAATAACGAAGGAGGAACCCCTGGCACTTACTTCCTTCCTGAAGGTCGCTGCTATCCTGTCTCCCTGTGGCAGGATTCCATCGTTTATGGGAGTGGCTATTGAGATCGTTTTGTTGGCTAGGGTCATGTACCTCATCACTACTTGGTCCAACAGCTCTGCTCCGTCAACTTCGATGTCGAGCACCTTCATGTTTTCCTTTATCATAATATTTGTGGGTAGGTACTCGTACTCCCTGTGGTATACGAAAATTGGTGAGCCAAGGCCACTACACGAAATGTCCTCTATCTTATAGTCAGCTAAAAGGGGCGTTAGGATGTTGTAGCCAAACATATTTCTCAATAGGTAATAGAGGGCTATCTTACCTCTAGTGCTTAGTACTTGTAGTTCCCCTTTGCTTCCTTGTATTATTTCTAGGTCTTTTCTTTTCATGGAAGCATCGTAGATTACCTTACCTAGATCCAGCAGGTCTGTCCTGGAGTTGAGAAGTTCCCTCTCAATTTCGCCTATGAAATATTTGTATATCTCAAATGATTGGTTGTCTATTGGGGGCTCGATTAAGACGTACTTGTATATACCCTTGTTAATATCGTAGGTAATGAAGACGTGCGGGTTCGCTATACTGAGCTCTATTTTGGCCTTCGCAAAGCTGTCCCTTATCTCAGGTGGAATACTCCCTAAAATATTTATATCATAATCAGAAATAATTTCTGTTACCTCTTCCACTGGGGCCGAGAGAGGAAGGAGGTTGACGGGCATTCTAACCTCTGTTGTCCTAGATTTGCCGTTATTACCGCTGAACTTTAACTTGGAAAGTATACTAGCCATTAGTAGTAGTATAAATTTTCTTCCTTATAAATCTTGCAAACTCTAATATTATGAATTAAGAAGAGGTGATGTTATACTATAGGAAATTTTAAGACAGAAGACTAAAACTAATTGTGTGATCCAAGTATTTTGGCTCTCCGATTTTATCTGCGATCCAAGGTCTCATATAACCGCTCACCCGTCTCTGAAACTGAATTATTTCAATACACGTTTAACAATGGTGTTTTAAGAAAACATATTGTTTAAAATACCTTAATACAAATAGATATTATGGCATTAAAGTTAAGGAAGACTTCGACCACTGGAACTCCTGTTACTAAAAACGCAAGAAAGGGCCCAAGCTCATTGTACATAGGGTTTTACAACTTAGGCCTAGTAAAGAGAATGGCAAAGAGCTACCAAGAGAAGTTAATGTTAGCTGGATCAACTGAGGACCCAGTGCTTTTCGCTGCAAGGACGTTCTTCTTTACGTTGGTGGGATTAGCGATAGGCCTAGTACTGATGATATTTGGAGGGCTTATCTTGTTTAAGTTCTATCTGCCCTTGAGGGAGCCCAAGTTCTTGGCAGTGTCCCTCATGATGATAATGTTTGGTGTGGTAATTCCAGTGGTAATGTATTTCATTTCCTATCTAAACGTATCGCAGGCTATTGACAACAGGAAGAACGGCCTTAACGCAGAGACCTTCGCGTTCTCCGCGGTCTTCATAATATTCCTTAGGTCAGGGCTAAGCCCTAGAGTGCTATTCGAGAGAATTCCTAAGGCCGGTGCATTCCAGTACGTGACACAGCTCATGCTCTACGGCTACAAGAGGATGAAGTACCTAGGCGAGAGCGTTGAGGACGCTTTCAGAGAGACCACGAAGGTCTCTCCCTCGAAACTCTTTAATGATTTCATAAGCACCTACATTACCGCGGTTAGAACTGGGGCCCCAGTGATCGAAACGATGGAGGCAAAGGTGAGAGCCCTGTTAAGAGAGTTCGAACTCCTAGGGGACAAAGCAGCTGAAAACTTATCGGGAGTAGGAGAGGGGTATGTGATATGGTTAGCGTCAGGCTACATAATGATATTCTTGGTGTTAATACTTGAGGCAGTGTTCCCCCAACTAGGCGGGGGATTAACGCTAGGGCTCATGGGAGCAGTCGCCGTTGTGCTCATCCCGATAGTCAACCTGGTTTTCGTATTTATGGCAGACTCGATCCAGTTAAA encodes the following:
- a CDS encoding type II secretion system F family protein, translating into MALKLRKTSTTGTPVTKNARKGPSSLYIGFYNLGLVKRMAKSYQEKLMLAGSTEDPVLFAARTFFFTLVGLAIGLVLMIFGGLILFKFYLPLREPKFLAVSLMMIMFGVVIPVVMYFISYLNVSQAIDNRKNGLNAETFAFSAVFIIFLRSGLSPRVLFERIPKAGAFQYVTQLMLYGYKRMKYLGESVEDAFRETTKVSPSKLFNDFISTYITAVRTGAPVIETMEAKVRALLREFELLGDKAAENLSGVGEGYVIWLASGYIMIFLVLILEAVFPQLGGGLTLGLMGAVAVVLIPIVNLVFVFMADSIQLKFPERKLSSYKVFYVTFPIGMIVTFVILGLEHQLFNLFTLSGTVQDIVPTSIAILIGLLIASVPPAIVTSKELREGTGYDQYVVNLLRAISEGLRAGLSPEAVIRNLKDSKEMGKLRDVLRAIVAYVNLGYPLKDAIRKGADRINDFTSKIALLSLADMLDIGSLTPETVEVLAQQIDSQILVRSKYLSKVKILMATPYVGVVIALIASIFLGIAVDKLILVQSFSYGPLVLASELLPKAVYISAVSSIYNAYFAGFLVGKLGSGKMATGFLHSVILAVVTVVMLIVMLHVNINFATPSSSSAAL
- a CDS encoding type II/IV secretion system ATPase subunit, translated to MASILSKLKFSGNNGKSRTTEVRMPVNLLPLSAPVEEVTEIISDYDINILGSIPPEIRDSFAKAKIELSIANPHVFITYDINKGIYKYVLIEPPIDNQSFEIYKYFIGEIERELLNSRTDLLDLGKVIYDASMKRKDLEIIQGSKGELQVLSTRGKIALYYLLRNMFGYNILTPLLADYKIEDISCSGLGSPIFVYHREYEYLPTNIMIKENMKVLDIEVDGAELLDQVVMRYMTLANKTISIATPINDGILPQGDRIAATFRKEVSARGSSFVIRRFNDRPITILDLINSGVLSPEVAAYLWYAIDLRMSFMVLGVTGAGKTTMLNAILNLAKESMKIVSIEDIPEIKLAQDNWVQLHTREVYGGAGKEISLMDLLKLSLRYRPDIIVVGEIRGQEAYVLFQALSTGHGGATTFHAYDTDSAIKRLMNEPLNIPKEWIPMMNVMVNVRRLPVYVGEKIVLRRRAVAIDEIVSYNDFRRVSSWEPKSDTHTLMLENAKVMLTRIEEMGKSLDEVKHEIERRSTYLKLLSTSKEVVQSPESYKEVKKYIIKYSLRPEEALKEAYRMSSIKLTSSPP